The Rhodohalobacter sp. SW132 genomic sequence GCTTCTGAACCATATAACGTTGCTGCTGAAGCTCCCCGGATCACTTCCATTCGCTCAATATCTTCCGGGTTGATATCATCGAGACCTGACCAGCTTACACCTGCTGTAGTAGTGCCGATTCCACTTGATCGTTCGTTATCAATCCGAACACCGTCTACATAAATGATCGGTTCGTTACTTTGTGAAATACTGGCGGCTCCTCTAAGTACTATTGTGCTTCCCTGGCCTGACTTACCACCGCCAAGCTGAACTCTCGCACCGGCAACTCGCCCCTGGAGCATTTGAGACATATTTTGGATGGGGGCTTCAGCCAATTCTTCGGTAGAAATACTGGAAATGGATGATCCGATTTCGCGACGGGCTGAACTGGCGCCTCTGGCTGTTACAACAACCTGATCAAGTCCGAGTACATCTGCCCGGAGATTAAAATCCATTTCGGTGTCCACACCAGACTGAATTTCTATGGTTCGCTCCAAAGCAGTGTAACCAATAAAGTTTGCACTGATTTGGTACGTTCCAACAGGGATATCAGATATAGAATATTGCCCGTCCACATCTGCGGATGCACCCAGTCCGAGTTCTTCAATAAAAACATTTGATCCGGGCAGGGGATCTCCTGAACTACGATCTGTAACAATACCTGATACAGATCCGGTTTGAGCAATTGCACTACCTGTTACAATCAATGTAAACAGGAGTAGCATACTCATGCAGCTAACTAAAGTTCGATTAATTTTTTTGCAAACCACGCCATTCCTCGTAAATCGGGAGGAATCACCAGGATTGAGCAAAAACGTTTTCTGGAGCGTTCGTATCATAATAATACTTTTGATTAGGTTACGATGGTAAATTAAACGGAACAGGTAAGAATTAATGAATGATTAGTGAAGCAGCTCAAACTGTTACAGTTTAATGATTACCATCTGTTGAATGTTATGCTAACATTATCAAATGTGCCCCAAAAAATCTATGGTCAATTGGAAAGATTTTTGGCACTGCATCAGTACCTTATTGGGTGCGTTAATGGCTTTAATGTTGAATGCAATCCCGATCCGGCAGATAAGGTTCTGGGGGGATTAAAAATATTTTCGGTATTCCCGTACCCAGTGAAGAATTGTTGAAAAAGAAATTATGATAAGAAATAATCAAATTTCAATATTTGCCGATAATATCACTTTAGGTATTAATTTCTAAGCTTTTTTACCAACAGGTGGAGTAATGATCAATATTAAAATGACTCAAAAAATTGCAGGTTCATTCATTCTTATTCTATTTTCAATTACGCTTTTATCGTGTAAAACTACCGAGCCTGCAATGGATCGCAGCCCCGGTTTGGATGAGGAAGAGCGTAACGGGCTTGAAAAAATATTTACAAAATCTGACGTCTTTTCTGAGAGTATAACCGGCTTTGTTCTGTATGATCCTGAATCAGAATCCATCCTCCACAACAGAGACGCAGAACGCTATTTCACGCCGGCATCAAACACAAAAATTCTTACGCTCTATGCCGCTCTTCAGGCGCTCCCTGATACCCTCGCTTCCCTCCGCTATACGGTTCGGAATGATACACTCTACTTTCGCGGCACCGGTGACCCCTCATTTTTAAGTCCTTATTTCGACTATTACAAAGTGTATGACTTTTTGAAAAACAGGGAAGAAGTTCTGGTATACGACGACAGCCATTTCAGAGATGAACATTTTGGCGAAGGGTGGCCGTGGGATTGGTACCCGCAGGCGTACGCTCCCGAGAAAAGTCCGTTCCCAATTTACGGAAACATGATGCGTCTGCATGCCCAGCAGGTCGCCCTGGTAATGCTGAACGAAGAACAGTCCATTGAACCGGCTTACTTTGAAAAATATATCGAAAACATGGGGTGGGACGGGGATCAGCTCGAACTTGTGAAGCGCGACAGAAACAGCAACACAATTTACTATGCACCGAAATCAGACACCGCACGTCAGGTCAGAAATATACCATTTATTTATGACCGCGAACTCATTGCCGGACTGCTTGCTGATACACTCGGGCGTGATGTGCTTCTGGCAGATAATATAGAGGCAGAGTATGATTCAACTCTTTACACGACCCCGGCAAAACCACTTTACGAACGCATGATGCTGATGAGTGATAACCTGATCGCAGAGCAGCTGATGCTGATGATTTCTGACAGGGAATTTGGCACAATGAATACGTCACGAGCCATACAATTTTCATTAAATTCATTCATGAACGACCTGCCGCAGCGGCCCCGGTGGTCTGATGGATCCGGGCTCACTCGATACAACCTGATCACTCCATACACCACTGCAATTTTGCTCGAAAACCTTTACCAGATGGTGGGGCATGATGATGCATTGTCTTATTTTCCGGCCGGCGGGGTCAGCGGAACACTCAGCGGATGGTACCGCGCACCGGAAGGCCGGCCGCCATTTGTCTACGCAAAAACGGGGACACTTCGAAACAGCACAAGCCTGAGCGGATATCTTTTTACAGACAGCGGTCGCCGGTTAATTTTCAGTTTTCACAACAATAACTATGTAGTGAGCAACAATGTTCTGCGCACAGAAATGAATACGGTTCTTCAGCATATTCGCGAAAACTATTGATTGTCAGATGATCTTAATTTTCAATACATTTTGCCTGATTCAATAACAAACTAAACACCGTATGACAGATCACCGACAACTCTTCCTTTTTATCGTTCTCATTCTATCACTCATGCTTCCGTTTGAAAAAGCTCATGCGCAGGATGCCCTGAGTGATGCAGATTATGAACGGGCAGAACAGATGCTCAGCTGGAACCTATCAGATAAAGTGTTCAACAGTTCTGTGTCACCAAACTGGGTTGACAATCACCATTTTTGGTACCGGACAAATACCCGCCGTGGTGTGGAATTTCGCTTAATCAACGCTTCCGGCCAAAGCAAAGAGCAGGCATTTGATCACGAACGGCTCGCTGCTTCAATGTCTGATATCACAGATCTATCGATCGATCCGTATGACCTGCGGATTACTGGTCTCGATTTCGAGGACGACTTCAGTGCACTGATTTTTCAATTCAGGGGAGATACCTGGAGCTGCTCCCTTCAGACGTATAACTGTGATGT encodes the following:
- a CDS encoding D-alanyl-D-alanine carboxypeptidase/D-alanyl-D-alanine-endopeptidase — translated: MINIKMTQKIAGSFILILFSITLLSCKTTEPAMDRSPGLDEEERNGLEKIFTKSDVFSESITGFVLYDPESESILHNRDAERYFTPASNTKILTLYAALQALPDTLASLRYTVRNDTLYFRGTGDPSFLSPYFDYYKVYDFLKNREEVLVYDDSHFRDEHFGEGWPWDWYPQAYAPEKSPFPIYGNMMRLHAQQVALVMLNEEQSIEPAYFEKYIENMGWDGDQLELVKRDRNSNTIYYAPKSDTARQVRNIPFIYDRELIAGLLADTLGRDVLLADNIEAEYDSTLYTTPAKPLYERMMLMSDNLIAEQLMLMISDREFGTMNTSRAIQFSLNSFMNDLPQRPRWSDGSGLTRYNLITPYTTAILLENLYQMVGHDDALSYFPAGGVSGTLSGWYRAPEGRPPFVYAKTGTLRNSTSLSGYLFTDSGRRLIFSFHNNNYVVSNNVLRTEMNTVLQHIRENY